The following are from one region of the Oncorhynchus masou masou isolate Uvic2021 chromosome 24, UVic_Omas_1.1, whole genome shotgun sequence genome:
- the LOC135512558 gene encoding transmembrane protein 47-like, with protein MASSGSGMEEVRVSALTPLKLVGLVCVFLALCLDVGAVLSPAWVTADNQYYLSLWESCWKPVTSDTWQCNTTLETDWQIATLVLLLGGAALILFSFLVALVSVWFGSRSHCYRPIAVMLFAAVVLQVCSLILYPVKFIETVSLRIYHEFNWGYGLACGATIFSFGGAILYCLNPKNYDDYY; from the exons ATGGCTTCATCCGGGAGTGGAATGGAGGAAGTGCGCGTATCGGCGTTGACGCCCCTGAAGTTGGTGGGCTTGGTGTGCGTCTTCCTCGCGCTCTGTCTGGATGTCGGAGCTGTGTTGAGCCCCGCGTGGGTAACGGCGGATAACCAGTACTACCTGTCTCTGTGGGAGTCCTGCTGGAAGCCCGTCACCTCGGACACATGGCAGTGCAACACCACACTCGAGACTG actgGCAGATTGCCACGCTGGTTCTGTTGCTGGGTGGTGCAGCCCTCATCCTGTTCTCCTTCCTGGTggccctggtgtcagtgtggttCGGCTCCAGGAGCCACTGCTACAGACCCATCGCTGTCATGCTGTTCGCTGCAG TGGTGCTCCAGGTCTGCAGTTTGATCCTCTACCCTGTTAAGTTCATTGAGACGGTCAGCCTGAGGATATACCACGAGTTCAACTGGGGCTATGGCCTCGCCTGTGGGGCCACCATCTTCTCTTTTGGAGGGGCCATTCTCTACTGCCTCAACCCCAAGAACTATGACGACTACTACTAA
- the LOC135512557 gene encoding TGF-beta-activated kinase 1 and MAP3K7-binding protein 3-like isoform X1, whose translation MAQGGPQLDYHILQDLKQRFPEIPEGVVSQCLLQNNNNLDICCHLLAQESNRYLYGEYQSPEEARLSRNHMLHIQLGGYPPSEVGKESGGGRSLVHSSSDGSMEPQRVGFTEPLSAPATIAPSLGYTPFFMNDHGGRTASTPTPPPVQGRSPTYSPVPRYTMNPITVTLSQNLPNAPQALQIPAGHYGNSGGNALYIRPSQSPQPSPWPSSGQSGQPVYQPSPYTTPTYQSPYSSPQHQVQPQHQVQPQHQVQPQHQVQPQHQVQPQQQVQPQQQVQHQPHQPQHQQTHVFLPISPPTLASMPYHHQQQQQQQPIYRPYLPKSSLKNQIEITLEGPRPRSNSPVHCPPGQTLYMATSPSPSSPQRGLSLSGGSSATFHPGVYLHQCPARPRPTSSPQPGSQAGYTFKIKVSPGQAQQQRPLSGSPPVASSPESLLNMVDQGEHHALAPAPILPISALPGNIVSHIANRMPRRSSSGSDDYAYTQALLLHQRARMERLLKELLMERQKLEQLKADVNDMEYDALQRRFRRVNSTSLIPRPEEMTRLRSLNRQLQIDVDCTLKETDLLQSLGKFDPQAENNFYKNIQTGPVVPPKPGRKEGERNPKPAVAGLQRDEDFEGAQWSCEECTFLNHPALNRCEQCEMPRYT comes from the exons aACAACAATAACCTGGATATATGCTGTCACCTGCTGGCTCAGGAGAGTAACAGATACCTCTATGGGGAGTACCAAAGTCCGGAGGAGGCCCGCCTGAGCCGGAACCACATGCTGCACATCCAGCTCGGGGGCTACCCCCCCTCGGAGGTGGGCAAGGAAAGCGGAGGCGGGCGCTCCCTGGTGCACAGCTCCAGTGACGGTTCCATGGAGCCCCAGCGCGTCGGCTTCACGGAGCCCCTCTCGGCCCCCGCCACCATAGCCCCCTCGCTGGGGTACACCCCCTTCTTCATGAATGACCACGGGGGGCGCACGGCCAGCACCCCCACTCCGCCTCCCGTGCAGGGAAGGTCCCCTACCTACTCGCCTGTTCCTCGCTACACCATGAACCCTATCACTGTCACTCTGTCCCAGAACCTGCCCAACGCCCCCCAGGCCCTGCAGATCCCTGCCGGTCACTATGGCAACAGTGGCGGTAATGCCCTCTACATCCGGCCCTCCCAGAGCCCACAGCCCTCCCCCTGGCCCTCGTCTGGGCAGTCCGGGCAGCCTGTGTATCAGCCCTCGCCCTACACCACTCCCACCTACCAGTCCCCGTATAGCTCGCCCCAACATCAGGTGCAGCCCCAACATCAGGTGCAGCCCCAACATCAGGTGCAGCCCCAACATCAGGTGCAGCCCCAACATCAGGTGCAGCCCCAACAGCAGGTGCAGCCCCAACAGCAGGTGCAGCACCAACCCCACCAACCCCAGCACCAGCAGACCCATGTCTTCCTGCCCATCAGCCCTCCCACCTTGGCCAGCATGCCCTACCACcaccagcagcaacagcagcagcagcccatcTACCGGCCGTACCTGCCCAAGAGCTCCCTGAAGAACCAGATTGAGATCACCCTGGAGGGCCCGCGGCCCCGCAGCAACTCCCCCGTGCACTGCCCCCCGGGACAGACTCTCTACATGGCTACCAGCCCCTCGCCCAGCTCACCCCAGCGGGGCCTCAGCCTGAGCGGGGGgagctctgccaccttccaccccGGGGTATACCTGCACCAGTGCCCCGCGCGGCCTCGTCCCACTTCCTCaccccagccaggcagccaggcgGGCTACACCTTTAAGATCAAAGTGTCCCCAGGCCAGGCCCAGCAGCAGAGGCCGCTCTCAGGTTCCCCTCCAGTGGCCTCCTCTCCTGAATCTCTGCTCAACATGGTGGACCAGGGGGAGCATCACGCGCTGGCCCCGGCACCCATCCTGCCCATCTCAGCCCTGCCCGGTAACATCGTCAGCCACATCGCCAACCGCATGCCGCGCCGCTCCAGCTCGGGCTCCGACGACTACGCTTACACCCAGG CTCTCCTGCTGCACCAGAGGGCCCGGATGGAGCGTCTGCTGAAGGAGCTGCTGATGGAGAGGCAGAAGCTGGAGCAGCTGAAGGCAGACGTCAACGACATGGAGTACGACGCTCTCCAGAGACGCTTCAGGCGAGTCAACAGCACCAGCCTCATCCCCCGG CCTGAAGAGATGACCCGGTTACGCAGTCTGAACAGACAGCTACAAATAGATGTTGACTGTACCCTGAAGGAGACGGACCTTCTGCAGTctctag GGAAGTTTGATCCGCAAGCCGAGAACAACTTTTATAAGAACATTCAGACCGGTCCGGTGGTACCGCCCAAGCCAGGAAGAAAAG AGGGGGAGCGGAACCCCAAGCCTGCTGTCGCGGGGCTCCAGAGGGACGAGGACTTTGAAGGAGCCCAGTGGAGCTGTGAAGAATGCACCTTCCTCAACCACCCTGCACTCAACCGCTGTGAACAGTGCGAAATGCCGCGCTACACCTGA
- the prrg1 gene encoding transmembrane gamma-carboxyglutamic acid protein 1, with amino-acid sequence MGSVFLPSDLANSVLSRQRRDNSYLLEEIRQGNIQRECREEICTYEEAREAFENDEKTQRFWEEYVRESSPGGGLQSAVGGIHSLYLILPLLLVLLLVAAVAITVWRCHSRKRSERSPALGGSHRDPTLSVVSMDQWGRDFHDHSELSVHSSPAYPGSEVTSARGSRGEPPPSYEEAVGHTDVHIETEPPPQYEDIIGHGK; translated from the exons ATGGGGAGTG tgtTCCTGCCGTCGGACCTGGCCAACTCCGTGTTGAGCCGTCAGCGCAGGGACAACAGCTACCTGCTAGAGGAGATCCGTCAGGGCAACATCCAGcgagagtgcagggaggagatCTGCACCTACGAGGAGGCCAGGGAGGCCTTTGAGAATGACGAGAAAACT CAACGGTTCTGGGAGGAGTATGTGCGGGAGAGCAGCCCAGGTGGCGGGCTGCAGTCGGCGGTTGGCGGAATCCACTCCCTCTACCTGATCCTCCCCTTGCTCCTGGTGCTCCTCCTTGTCGCAGCAGTGGCCATCACTGTGTGGCGCTGCCACTCCCGTAAGCGTTCGGAGCGCAGCCCCGCCCTGGGGGGCTCCCACCGGGACCCCACACTATCGGTGGTCTCCATGGACCAGTGGGGACGGGACTTTCACGACCACTCCGAGCTCAGCGTCCATAGCAGCCCCGCCTACCCGGGCTCAGAGGTCACGTCTGCGAGGGGAAGCAGGGGAGAGCCACCGCCGTCTTACGAGGAGGCAGTTGGCCACACGGATGTGCACATAGAGACAGAGCCGCCGCCTCAGTATGAGGACATCATTGGCCATGGGAAGTga
- the LOC135512557 gene encoding TGF-beta-activated kinase 1 and MAP3K7-binding protein 3-like isoform X2 encodes MAQGGPQLDYHILQDLKQRFPEIPEGVVSQCLLQNNNNLDICCHLLAQESNRYLYGEYQSPEEARLSRNHMLHIQLGGYPPSEVGKESGGGRSLVHSSSDGSMEPQRVGFTEPLSAPATIAPSLGYTPFFMNDHGGRTASTPTPPPVQGRSPTYSPVPRYTMNPITVTLSQNLPNAPQALQIPAGHYGNSGGNALYIRPSQSPQPSPWPSSGQSGQPVYQPSPYTTPTYQSPYSSPQHQVQPQHQVQPQHQVQPQHQVQPQHQVQPQQQVQPQQQVQHQPHQPQHQQTHVFLPISPPTLASMPYHHQQQQQQQPIYRPYLPKSSLKNQIEITLEGPRPRSNSPVHCPPGQTLYMATSPSPSSPQRGLSLSGGSSATFHPGVYLHQCPARPRPTSSPQPGSQAGYTFKIKVSPGQAQQQRPLSGSPPVASSPESLLNMVDQGEHHALAPAPILPISALPGNIVSHIANRMPRRSSSGSDDYAYTQALLLHQRARMERLLKELLMERQKLEQLKADVNDMEYDALQRRFRRVNSTSLIPRPEEMTRLRSLNRQLQIDVDCTLKETDLLQSLGKFDPQAENNFYKNIQTGPVVPPKPGRKETPCVDILQMFLKAFPSQTGLKMVPCVCMIGVCVCVV; translated from the exons aACAACAATAACCTGGATATATGCTGTCACCTGCTGGCTCAGGAGAGTAACAGATACCTCTATGGGGAGTACCAAAGTCCGGAGGAGGCCCGCCTGAGCCGGAACCACATGCTGCACATCCAGCTCGGGGGCTACCCCCCCTCGGAGGTGGGCAAGGAAAGCGGAGGCGGGCGCTCCCTGGTGCACAGCTCCAGTGACGGTTCCATGGAGCCCCAGCGCGTCGGCTTCACGGAGCCCCTCTCGGCCCCCGCCACCATAGCCCCCTCGCTGGGGTACACCCCCTTCTTCATGAATGACCACGGGGGGCGCACGGCCAGCACCCCCACTCCGCCTCCCGTGCAGGGAAGGTCCCCTACCTACTCGCCTGTTCCTCGCTACACCATGAACCCTATCACTGTCACTCTGTCCCAGAACCTGCCCAACGCCCCCCAGGCCCTGCAGATCCCTGCCGGTCACTATGGCAACAGTGGCGGTAATGCCCTCTACATCCGGCCCTCCCAGAGCCCACAGCCCTCCCCCTGGCCCTCGTCTGGGCAGTCCGGGCAGCCTGTGTATCAGCCCTCGCCCTACACCACTCCCACCTACCAGTCCCCGTATAGCTCGCCCCAACATCAGGTGCAGCCCCAACATCAGGTGCAGCCCCAACATCAGGTGCAGCCCCAACATCAGGTGCAGCCCCAACATCAGGTGCAGCCCCAACAGCAGGTGCAGCCCCAACAGCAGGTGCAGCACCAACCCCACCAACCCCAGCACCAGCAGACCCATGTCTTCCTGCCCATCAGCCCTCCCACCTTGGCCAGCATGCCCTACCACcaccagcagcaacagcagcagcagcccatcTACCGGCCGTACCTGCCCAAGAGCTCCCTGAAGAACCAGATTGAGATCACCCTGGAGGGCCCGCGGCCCCGCAGCAACTCCCCCGTGCACTGCCCCCCGGGACAGACTCTCTACATGGCTACCAGCCCCTCGCCCAGCTCACCCCAGCGGGGCCTCAGCCTGAGCGGGGGgagctctgccaccttccaccccGGGGTATACCTGCACCAGTGCCCCGCGCGGCCTCGTCCCACTTCCTCaccccagccaggcagccaggcgGGCTACACCTTTAAGATCAAAGTGTCCCCAGGCCAGGCCCAGCAGCAGAGGCCGCTCTCAGGTTCCCCTCCAGTGGCCTCCTCTCCTGAATCTCTGCTCAACATGGTGGACCAGGGGGAGCATCACGCGCTGGCCCCGGCACCCATCCTGCCCATCTCAGCCCTGCCCGGTAACATCGTCAGCCACATCGCCAACCGCATGCCGCGCCGCTCCAGCTCGGGCTCCGACGACTACGCTTACACCCAGG CTCTCCTGCTGCACCAGAGGGCCCGGATGGAGCGTCTGCTGAAGGAGCTGCTGATGGAGAGGCAGAAGCTGGAGCAGCTGAAGGCAGACGTCAACGACATGGAGTACGACGCTCTCCAGAGACGCTTCAGGCGAGTCAACAGCACCAGCCTCATCCCCCGG CCTGAAGAGATGACCCGGTTACGCAGTCTGAACAGACAGCTACAAATAGATGTTGACTGTACCCTGAAGGAGACGGACCTTCTGCAGTctctag GGAAGTTTGATCCGCAAGCCGAGAACAACTTTTATAAGAACATTCAGACCGGTCCGGTGGTACCGCCCAAGCCAGGAAGAAAAG AGACTCCCTGTGTGGACATTCTCCAAATGTTTTTGAAAGCATTTCCTTCTCAGACAGGTCTTAAAATGGTGCCGTGTGTTTGtatgattggtgtgtgtgtgtgtgtggtgtaa
- the LOC135512557 gene encoding TGF-beta-activated kinase 1 and MAP3K7-binding protein 3-like isoform X3 produces the protein MTGVSKLMNNNNLDICCHLLAQESNRYLYGEYQSPEEARLSRNHMLHIQLGGYPPSEVGKESGGGRSLVHSSSDGSMEPQRVGFTEPLSAPATIAPSLGYTPFFMNDHGGRTASTPTPPPVQGRSPTYSPVPRYTMNPITVTLSQNLPNAPQALQIPAGHYGNSGGNALYIRPSQSPQPSPWPSSGQSGQPVYQPSPYTTPTYQSPYSSPQHQVQPQHQVQPQHQVQPQHQVQPQHQVQPQQQVQPQQQVQHQPHQPQHQQTHVFLPISPPTLASMPYHHQQQQQQQPIYRPYLPKSSLKNQIEITLEGPRPRSNSPVHCPPGQTLYMATSPSPSSPQRGLSLSGGSSATFHPGVYLHQCPARPRPTSSPQPGSQAGYTFKIKVSPGQAQQQRPLSGSPPVASSPESLLNMVDQGEHHALAPAPILPISALPGNIVSHIANRMPRRSSSGSDDYAYTQALLLHQRARMERLLKELLMERQKLEQLKADVNDMEYDALQRRFRRVNSTSLIPRPEEMTRLRSLNRQLQIDVDCTLKETDLLQSLGKFDPQAENNFYKNIQTGPVVPPKPGRKEGERNPKPAVAGLQRDEDFEGAQWSCEECTFLNHPALNRCEQCEMPRYT, from the exons aACAACAATAACCTGGATATATGCTGTCACCTGCTGGCTCAGGAGAGTAACAGATACCTCTATGGGGAGTACCAAAGTCCGGAGGAGGCCCGCCTGAGCCGGAACCACATGCTGCACATCCAGCTCGGGGGCTACCCCCCCTCGGAGGTGGGCAAGGAAAGCGGAGGCGGGCGCTCCCTGGTGCACAGCTCCAGTGACGGTTCCATGGAGCCCCAGCGCGTCGGCTTCACGGAGCCCCTCTCGGCCCCCGCCACCATAGCCCCCTCGCTGGGGTACACCCCCTTCTTCATGAATGACCACGGGGGGCGCACGGCCAGCACCCCCACTCCGCCTCCCGTGCAGGGAAGGTCCCCTACCTACTCGCCTGTTCCTCGCTACACCATGAACCCTATCACTGTCACTCTGTCCCAGAACCTGCCCAACGCCCCCCAGGCCCTGCAGATCCCTGCCGGTCACTATGGCAACAGTGGCGGTAATGCCCTCTACATCCGGCCCTCCCAGAGCCCACAGCCCTCCCCCTGGCCCTCGTCTGGGCAGTCCGGGCAGCCTGTGTATCAGCCCTCGCCCTACACCACTCCCACCTACCAGTCCCCGTATAGCTCGCCCCAACATCAGGTGCAGCCCCAACATCAGGTGCAGCCCCAACATCAGGTGCAGCCCCAACATCAGGTGCAGCCCCAACATCAGGTGCAGCCCCAACAGCAGGTGCAGCCCCAACAGCAGGTGCAGCACCAACCCCACCAACCCCAGCACCAGCAGACCCATGTCTTCCTGCCCATCAGCCCTCCCACCTTGGCCAGCATGCCCTACCACcaccagcagcaacagcagcagcagcccatcTACCGGCCGTACCTGCCCAAGAGCTCCCTGAAGAACCAGATTGAGATCACCCTGGAGGGCCCGCGGCCCCGCAGCAACTCCCCCGTGCACTGCCCCCCGGGACAGACTCTCTACATGGCTACCAGCCCCTCGCCCAGCTCACCCCAGCGGGGCCTCAGCCTGAGCGGGGGgagctctgccaccttccaccccGGGGTATACCTGCACCAGTGCCCCGCGCGGCCTCGTCCCACTTCCTCaccccagccaggcagccaggcgGGCTACACCTTTAAGATCAAAGTGTCCCCAGGCCAGGCCCAGCAGCAGAGGCCGCTCTCAGGTTCCCCTCCAGTGGCCTCCTCTCCTGAATCTCTGCTCAACATGGTGGACCAGGGGGAGCATCACGCGCTGGCCCCGGCACCCATCCTGCCCATCTCAGCCCTGCCCGGTAACATCGTCAGCCACATCGCCAACCGCATGCCGCGCCGCTCCAGCTCGGGCTCCGACGACTACGCTTACACCCAGG CTCTCCTGCTGCACCAGAGGGCCCGGATGGAGCGTCTGCTGAAGGAGCTGCTGATGGAGAGGCAGAAGCTGGAGCAGCTGAAGGCAGACGTCAACGACATGGAGTACGACGCTCTCCAGAGACGCTTCAGGCGAGTCAACAGCACCAGCCTCATCCCCCGG CCTGAAGAGATGACCCGGTTACGCAGTCTGAACAGACAGCTACAAATAGATGTTGACTGTACCCTGAAGGAGACGGACCTTCTGCAGTctctag GGAAGTTTGATCCGCAAGCCGAGAACAACTTTTATAAGAACATTCAGACCGGTCCGGTGGTACCGCCCAAGCCAGGAAGAAAAG AGGGGGAGCGGAACCCCAAGCCTGCTGTCGCGGGGCTCCAGAGGGACGAGGACTTTGAAGGAGCCCAGTGGAGCTGTGAAGAATGCACCTTCCTCAACCACCCTGCACTCAACCGCTGTGAACAGTGCGAAATGCCGCGCTACACCTGA